GGTGTAAGGCCGGCTAAGTAATACAAGGCAAAACCAAGAGCGGGAAGCAGGATCAGTTTCATGATGTCTATAATGAGAACTAAAAGTATCCGTAACCGCATTAATTCAAAAGATAGAGAAGCTCCTATTATCAATAATGCCAACGGGAATGCAAGATTACCCAAAATATCAAGGCTCCGCTCAATGACGAGAGGCATTGGGGCTCCCGTCATTGAAAATAGTATGCCGGCTATAGCCGCTAATATTACAGGATTGCTCAGTATTTTCCAAGCCATAGTCAATATGCTCCCCCTTTGGGGGATATTGTCTGAGTATAGCTGAAGTATAACTACTGCGAGAAAATTTTGCAGGATTATTACAAAACCTGCAATTATACCGGCACGGGCAAAACCCTCTGTTCCAAGAAAGTAATATGCCACAGCAAGGCCGATATATCCCAGATTTGCATGAAAAGAGCATTGTACGAGAGTGCCAAGCTGGCGGCGCTTGATATGGATAGCTGAACCCACGCCCCAGACAACAGCAAAAACAACCAGAACGGAAAAAAGAGTAATAAGAAGGACCACAATATTGAATTCGGTTTTCAAGGAAGCCCTGGAAATTGACAGAAAAATCATGGCAGGTAGTGCTATATAGTAGACCAGCCGGTTTGCCGGTTCTAAAAATGCCGGTGGTATAAATCCTTTCCAGCGAGCGAACCATCCAAGGATTATAACGGCAAATATCGGAATTATAGTGATTACAATATTCATTGGTTTAAGTGAAACAGAAGTGAAGCTCCCCTTGCGAGCCTGTCAATTTTATGGACGTTAAGTTTGACAGACTCGTAAAAAGTCTTTTTTGTCACCCAAAATCATGTCCTGAACTTGTTTCAGGATCATTCAGGGTCTCTAACTCACTGAAATGATTAGATGCTGAAACAAGTTCAGCATGACAAACGGTACACTTCATGACCGGGAGCGCACCCGCAAGCCCCGCCTTGTAGGCGGGGTAAGGGGCGCAATATAAAACAAACATATTCCTTACCGGGAAGCCCCGCCCTGTGGGCGGGGAGCTTCACTTTTTACGAAACCGTCAAGTTTTGAGGATTGTTATTATTGAGATTCCCCTGTTTCGTATTCGTATTTGTCATAGGTGTCGATATCGGGGGTGATAATAACGACGCTGTGATCTTCTATCTTGACTGTTGTCTTGGCAGAAAGGATAGAATACCAGTTTCCGATATCATTCCCCTTGGTGTCCAGTATAGTAAATCCATGTAATGTTTGGTTTATTTCAGAAACCTTGGCATTCATATCGTCAACGAGGGCCTTGAGCGTTTGAGGGGTAAACTCCACTTTCTTCCACAATGTAGAATTGAGAGAATAGCGTTTGTCTATTCCTATTATGGCATGAGGATAGACATCAGAACCGCTTATGTAGTAATTTAGACCGGGATTTACCTGATAGTTTTCAAAAGCATGCATGACATTCCAATCCGGTACTATTTTGCCGTAGTTTCCATTAAATAGACCTGCACACCCAAAAGAGAGTAAAACCAAGAGGACACACATTGTACGAAGTACTCTTTTTTTTAATTTCGGCATAACAATCACCTCCTGTTAAAATTTAAAGTAGCGTTGGCATAATACTTACGAGGCAAAAGTAGGTGTATTTTCTCATAAATAATCAAGGATGGCAAGAATTGCTGAAAGGTCGCTTTAGTTCAGGGAATGCCGGATTTTCAGAATAATGCCTTTTGT
This genomic stretch from Syntrophales bacterium harbors:
- a CDS encoding AEC family transporter; its protein translation is MNIVITIIPIFAVIILGWFARWKGFIPPAFLEPANRLVYYIALPAMIFLSISRASLKTEFNIVVLLITLFSVLVVFAVVWGVGSAIHIKRRQLGTLVQCSFHANLGYIGLAVAYYFLGTEGFARAGIIAGFVIILQNFLAVVILQLYSDNIPQRGSILTMAWKILSNPVILAAIAGILFSMTGAPMPLVIERSLDILGNLAFPLALLIIGASLSFELMRLRILLVLIIDIMKLILLPALGFALYYLAGLTPQDYLPGLILLASPTAIITYVMAKEMSGDTDLAVATISTSTLLSAVTFSVWLNIAG